The genomic window GCGCGCTTCCTGCGGTCGGCGAGGATCACCAGGGCCAGGCCCGCGAGGATCACGCCGAGCGCCGGATACGCGGCGGCCGGCGGGGTCTGGCCCAGCCACAGGGCGGCGATCAGCGCCGCGCCCGGGGTCTCAAGAAGGATCGCGGTCGAGGTGGTGGACGGGCCGAGGCCGCGTACGACCCGGTTGAGCAGCGAGTGCCCGAGCAGCTGGGCGACCACGGTCAGCGCGGCGATCTTCAGCCAGCTGCGCCCGTCGTAGCCGCCGAGCGCCGAGCCGGACACCAGGCAGGCGCCGAGCAGCACCACGGCGGTGGTCGAGTAGCAGACGTAGGTGTACGCGGTCGTGGTCGCCGTACGCCGTACCTCCGCGCCCAGCAGCATGTAGCCGGCCGCCGCCAGGCCCGCTGCCAGCGCCAGGGCGTCGCCGGCCAGCGCGCGGGTGTCGGTGGACATGTCGATGCCGGTGAGGATCAGCACGCCGGCCACCGCGAGCGCGGTGCCGCCCCACACCAGGCCGGGCGGGCGGTGGCCGCGCAGCCGCAGGATCAGGGTGGTCCAGATCGGGGTGGTGGTGACCAGCGCGGTCGAGGTGGCGACCGAGGTCATGGTGAGGCTGGGCAGCCACAGCCCGAAGTGCAGCGCGAGCACCACGCCCGCGCACACCGACAAGGTGAGCGACCTGCGGCCCATCCGCCGCATCTCGTCGCGGTGCCGCCACAGGGCGACGGGGCTGAGCACCCCGACGGCCATGGCGTTGCGCCAGAAGGCGATGGCCAGCGCGGGGGCGGTGGTCGAGGCGATCAGCGGCGCCGACATCGACACGCCCGCTATGGCGACGGCGAGCAGCGTGAGGTCGGTCCCCCGGGAGGCGACCGCGCCGCCGGGCGGCTGGTCGTCGCCGGGGACGCCCGGGGCCGGGAGCGCGGCGGAGGTGCTCTGCGGGGCGGTCACGGCGCTCCTGGGGTGCGGACAGGTGTACGGGCGGGCGCCCATCAGCGTAAGGCCCGTAGCCGCCCCGAGCACCTGTCATGCTACGGCCGGGACCGGGCGCCCTACGCTGGGCACATGACGAGCGAGCACGCCGCCCTCATCGAGGAGGCCACCAGGAAGTCCGGCCTGGTATGGGTGAACGGCCTGGCACTGTGGCACGCCTGGATCGACGGGGCGATGTACGTGCTGTGCGGCGGGCCCACCGAGCAGCCGCTGCCGGCCGGGCTCGCCGACGGCGCGACCGCGTCGGTGACCGTGCGCAGCAAGGACAAGGGCGGCCGGCTGGTCAGCTGGCAGGGCCGGGCGGACCTGCTGGCCCCCGGCTCCGATCCGTGGTCCGCCGCGGTCGCCGAGCTGCGGACCAAGCGGCTCAACTCCGCCGACGCCGACACCGTCACCGACCGCTGGGCCCGGGAGTGCGCGCTGTTCCGGCTGACGCCGCAGGGGGACCCCGCCGAGCACCCGGCCGCGATGCCCGGCGGCTCGGGCGCCGCGGTGCCGCTGCCGACGCCGGCCACCACCCGGCAGCCGATCCCGGCCGGCCTGCCCCGCCTGCTGGCCCGCCGCAAGGCCCGCGGCTGACCGCCGGGCCCGGGTGCCCGTGCGGGCCGGCTACTTGTGCGAGGGCGTCGGGGTCGCGCCCACCGTCCTGCCGTAGTCGACGACATCGGACTTCGCCGGCGGTGCCAGCGTGAACTCCTGGCCCCAGTCGGCCAGCGTCAGCGTGCCCGCGTTGCCGGCCCGCTGGTAGCGCATCGGGTAGGGCGCGCCCTTCAGGGAGACGTCCAGGCTGCCCCCCTTGGACCCGGTGAGCTCGATGGTCCTGGTCGTGCCGACCTTGCGGTGGTCGCCGACGTCGAGGGTGCCGTCGAGCACGAACAGGTCGGCGAGCAGCACCTTCTTGTCGGTGAAGCCGCTGAACTGCTTGTACGCCGGGTCGCCGGGCGGCACCTTGACGTACTTGCCGTTGAGCTTGGCGGCGGCGGCCTGGCTGTCCTTGTCGTCGCCGGAACCGTAGAAGTCGGCGCCCGCCTTGAGGTAGAGGGCGTCGCCGACCCGCAGCAGCTGGAAGGTGTCGCCCTTGGTGGTGACCTCGCCGACGCCGCCGTCGGCGCGCAACCGCATGTCCAGGCGGTACGTCTGCCCGTTGCTGAGGACGGTGCCGGTGAGCCGTACGGTCGGTGCGCCCTGGGCGGCGGCGCCGGCCTTCTGCTCGATGGTCCGCGCGGGGAGCTTGGCTACGCCGTTCGTACCCGCGTCCGGGTCGTCGCCCATGCCCAGGCAACCGCTGAGCAGTGGGGCCGAGGCGAGGGTGACGAGGACGGCGGCGGCGGTCCTGCGACCGTGATACACGTGGACTTCGACCCCTCGGAGACGGCGGCTGCGGGCGTGGCAGAAGCTACCGCACCGTACGCCCGGCGAGCACCCCGCAGGGCGGGCAAGATCGGCCCGGCGTAATCTGGCCTGGGAAGACGGCAGAGGAGGCCCCGATGGTCGCAGGCGCCCCCCGGGTCTTCGTGTCGCACCTGTCGGGTGTCGCGGTCTTCGACGCCAACGGCGACCAGGTGGGACGGGTCCGCGACGTCGTGGCGATGCTGCGGGTCGGCGGCCGGCCGCCGCGGGTGCTCGGCCTGGTGGTCGAGGTGGTGAGCAGGCGCCGGATCTTCCTGCCGATGACCCGGGTGACGGGGGTGGAGTCCGGGCAGGTGATCACCACCGGCGTGCTGAACATGCGCCGCTTCGAGCAGCGCCCGACGGAGACCCTGGTGCTCGGCGAACTGCTCGACCGCAGGCTGCGCTGGCTGCCGCACGGCGGCGGCGCCACCGAGAGCACCGTGGCGGAGGACGCCGGCGAGGAGGTCACCGTGCTCGACGTGTCGATGGTGCAGCTGCCGGCCCGCCGCGGCTGGGAGATCGACAAGGTCTTCATCCGGCGCGGCAACGGCGGCGCGCTCCGCCGCAAGGGCGAGACGCTGACCGTCGACTGGTCCTCGGTCACCGGCTTCCGGCTGGCCGAGGACGGCCAGGGCGCGGAGAACCTGGTGGCGACCTTCGAGCGGCTGCGCCCCGCCGACCTGGCGAACGTCCTGCACCACCTGTCCCCCAAGCGCCGTGGCGAGGTCGCCGCCGCCCTGGACGACGACCGGCTGGCCGACGTCCTGGAGGAGCTGCCCGACGACGACCAGGTCGAGATCCTCAGCAAGCTCAAGAAGGAGCGGGCCGCCGACGTCCTGGAGGCGATGGACCCCGACGACGCCGCCGACCTGCTGGCCGAGCTGCCCGCCGAGGAGCAGGAGCGGCTGCTCACCTTGATGCAGCCGCAGGACGCGGCGGGCGTGCGGCGGCTGCTGTCCTACGAGGAGCGCACGGCCGGCGGTCTGATGACGACCGAGCCGATCGTGCTGCGCCCCGACGCGACCGTCGCCGACGCGCTGGCCAGGATCCGCAACCCCGACCTGTCGCCCGCGCTGGCCGCGCAGATCTACGTGTGCCGGCCCCCCGACGAGACACCGACCGGAAAGTACCTGGGCCTGGTGCACTTCCAGCGGCTGCTGCGCGACCCGCCGTTCACGCTGCTCGGCTCGATCGTGGACACCGACCTGCAGCCGCTGACCCCGAACACCGCGCTGCCCTCGGTGACCAGCTTCCTGGCCACGTACAACATGATCTCGGCGCCGGTCGTCGACGAGCGGGGGTCGCTGGTCGGCGCGGTCACCGTGGACGACGTGCTCGACCACCTGCTGCCCGAGGACTGGCGGGAGACCGAGCTGTACGGCGAGGAGCACGTCCGGCACGTGACGGAGACCGCCGATGGCCGCTGAGGACCGCGACCGCACGGCGTCGAACCGGCACCCCGCGGGCGCCACCGCCGCGCCCAGGTCCCGTGCGCGGCTCGACCAGCCGCGCGGGTCCCGCCGCAGGTGGCTGCCGGACTACGACCCGGAGGCCTTCGGCCAGTTCTCCGAGCGCATCGCCCGCTTCCTCGGCACCGGGCGCTTCATCGTCTGGATGACGATCACCATCATCGTCTGGGTGCTGTGGAACATCTTCGCCCCGCGGGCGGCGCAGTTCGACCACTACCCGTTCATCTTCCTGACCCTGGTGCTCTCGCTCCAGGCCTCCTACGCGGCCCCGCTGATCCTGCTGGCGCAGAACCGGCAGGACGACAGGGACCGGGTCAACCTCGAACAGGACCGCAAGCAGAACGAGCGCAGCATCGCCGACACCGAGTATCTGACCCGGGAGGTCGCGGCCCTACGGGTGAACCTCGGCGAGGTCGCCACCCGCGACTGGATCAGGTCGGAGCTCCAGGACCTGCTCAAGGAGATCGACGGGCGCTCCGCGCACCCCCGTGGTGACGAATGCGACGGCCGGGGCCGCTGATCGGCCCGCGGGCGCCGCCGTACCATCGACCTATGGCTACCACCACGTACGGCTCGGGCACCACGCCCACCGCCACCCCGACCGACGAGGCCGTGC from Streptomyces sp. NBC_01198 includes these protein-coding regions:
- a CDS encoding magnesium transporter MgtE N-terminal domain-containing protein; amino-acid sequence: MVAGAPRVFVSHLSGVAVFDANGDQVGRVRDVVAMLRVGGRPPRVLGLVVEVVSRRRIFLPMTRVTGVESGQVITTGVLNMRRFEQRPTETLVLGELLDRRLRWLPHGGGATESTVAEDAGEEVTVLDVSMVQLPARRGWEIDKVFIRRGNGGALRRKGETLTVDWSSVTGFRLAEDGQGAENLVATFERLRPADLANVLHHLSPKRRGEVAAALDDDRLADVLEELPDDDQVEILSKLKKERAADVLEAMDPDDAADLLAELPAEEQERLLTLMQPQDAAGVRRLLSYEERTAGGLMTTEPIVLRPDATVADALARIRNPDLSPALAAQIYVCRPPDETPTGKYLGLVHFQRLLRDPPFTLLGSIVDTDLQPLTPNTALPSVTSFLATYNMISAPVVDERGSLVGAVTVDDVLDHLLPEDWRETELYGEEHVRHVTETADGR
- a CDS encoding DMT family transporter, whose product is MGARPYTCPHPRSAVTAPQSTSAALPAPGVPGDDQPPGGAVASRGTDLTLLAVAIAGVSMSAPLIASTTAPALAIAFWRNAMAVGVLSPVALWRHRDEMRRMGRRSLTLSVCAGVVLALHFGLWLPSLTMTSVATSTALVTTTPIWTTLILRLRGHRPPGLVWGGTALAVAGVLILTGIDMSTDTRALAGDALALAAGLAAAGYMLLGAEVRRTATTTAYTYVCYSTTAVVLLGACLVSGSALGGYDGRSWLKIAALTVVAQLLGHSLLNRVVRGLGPSTTSTAILLETPGAALIAALWLGQTPPAAAYPALGVILAGLALVILADRRKRA
- a CDS encoding DUF1003 domain-containing protein, translating into MAAEDRDRTASNRHPAGATAAPRSRARLDQPRGSRRRWLPDYDPEAFGQFSERIARFLGTGRFIVWMTITIIVWVLWNIFAPRAAQFDHYPFIFLTLVLSLQASYAAPLILLAQNRQDDRDRVNLEQDRKQNERSIADTEYLTREVAALRVNLGEVATRDWIRSELQDLLKEIDGRSAHPRGDECDGRGR